From the genome of Mycobacterium sp. 050128, one region includes:
- the treY gene encoding malto-oligosyltrehalose synthase, whose translation MAFPVRSTYRLQLRGAESGSAFTFADAENLLDYLDDLGVSHLYLSPILTAVSGSGHGYDVTDPTTVSPELGGAEGLARLSAAAKSRGLGLIVDIVPNHVGVDQPQQNPWWWDVLRHGRSSDYATFFDIDWDLDSHGRIVLPVLGSDDDAADLTVDGDLLRLGDLALPIAPGTGEGTGPEVHERQHYRLVGWRNGVVGYRRFFSITSLAGLRQEDRAVFDANHAEIARWFREELVDGVRIDHPDGLTDPSGYLAWLRELLGPTAWIVIEKILAVDEALEPTLPIQGTTGYDVLREAGGVFVDPEGAPALTQLVESAGVDYHGIPQLLADLKVSVATDSLGSELGRLRRAIVGAAGTDHPQLPAAVAALLSHIDVYRSDYLGLSAVLPTALAETQAAQPELGPALQVLTAALAHGGEPAARLQQLCGAVTAKAVEDCLFYRDARLVSLNEVGGEPRRFGVGAAEFHQRAATRARLWPQAMTTLSTHDTKRGEDVRARIGVLSQVPSLWAEFVARWEVQTPSPDAATGQFLWQNIFGVWPLSGEVTAQLRHRLHGYAEKAIREAALHTSWNEPDSEFEDAVHGWLDAVLDGPVAGQLTELVAQLNPHAASDALGQKLLALTVPGIPDVYQGTELWDDSLVDPDNRRPVDYAARRAALGELAHPKLRVVTTALRVRRSHPETFGHGGYLPVLADGEASDHVLAFSRGDDIVVAVTRWTVRLTETGWGNTVLALPDGTWKDTLTGAIADGPTSAAQLFADLPVVLLERHHG comes from the coding sequence ATGGCTTTTCCGGTGCGTTCTACCTACCGGTTGCAGTTGCGCGGAGCCGAGAGTGGTAGCGCCTTTACCTTCGCCGACGCCGAAAACCTGCTGGACTACCTCGACGATCTCGGGGTATCGCATCTGTATCTGTCCCCGATCCTGACCGCGGTCAGCGGCTCGGGTCACGGCTACGACGTGACGGATCCGACGACGGTGTCGCCGGAGCTGGGCGGCGCCGAAGGATTGGCCCGGCTGTCCGCGGCGGCGAAGTCCCGCGGCCTGGGCCTGATCGTCGACATCGTGCCCAACCACGTGGGCGTCGACCAGCCCCAGCAGAATCCGTGGTGGTGGGATGTGTTGCGGCACGGCCGATCATCGGACTACGCAACGTTTTTCGATATCGACTGGGATCTCGACTCGCACGGCCGCATCGTGCTGCCGGTGCTGGGTTCCGACGACGACGCCGCAGACCTGACCGTCGACGGCGACCTGCTGCGGTTGGGCGATCTGGCGCTGCCGATCGCCCCGGGCACCGGCGAGGGCACCGGCCCCGAGGTACACGAGCGTCAGCACTACCGGTTGGTGGGCTGGCGTAACGGCGTCGTCGGCTATCGGCGTTTCTTCTCGATCACCTCGCTGGCGGGCCTGCGCCAGGAGGATCGCGCGGTGTTCGACGCCAACCACGCGGAGATCGCCCGCTGGTTCCGCGAGGAACTTGTCGACGGTGTGCGCATCGACCATCCCGACGGATTGACCGATCCCAGCGGGTATTTGGCGTGGCTGCGTGAATTGCTGGGGCCCACGGCGTGGATCGTGATCGAGAAGATCCTGGCCGTCGACGAGGCGCTGGAGCCGACATTGCCGATCCAGGGCACCACCGGCTACGACGTACTGCGGGAAGCCGGTGGCGTTTTCGTCGACCCGGAAGGGGCCCCCGCGCTGACCCAGCTTGTCGAGTCCGCCGGTGTGGACTATCACGGCATCCCCCAGTTGCTGGCCGACCTCAAGGTGTCGGTGGCCACCGACAGTCTCGGCAGTGAGCTGGGCAGGCTGCGGCGGGCGATCGTGGGCGCCGCCGGGACGGATCACCCGCAGCTGCCCGCGGCCGTGGCCGCGCTGCTCAGCCACATCGACGTCTACCGAAGCGACTACCTGGGCCTTAGCGCCGTCCTGCCCACCGCACTCGCCGAAACCCAAGCCGCGCAACCGGAACTGGGGCCGGCACTGCAAGTGCTCACCGCGGCGCTGGCGCACGGCGGCGAGCCGGCCGCGCGCCTGCAACAACTGTGCGGTGCGGTGACCGCCAAGGCCGTCGAGGACTGCTTGTTCTATCGCGACGCCCGGCTGGTTTCGCTCAACGAGGTGGGCGGCGAACCGCGCCGGTTCGGCGTCGGCGCCGCGGAGTTTCACCAGCGCGCCGCCACCCGGGCCCGGCTGTGGCCGCAGGCGATGACCACGTTGTCCACTCACGACACCAAACGCGGCGAGGACGTGCGCGCCCGCATCGGGGTGCTGTCCCAGGTGCCCTCGCTGTGGGCGGAGTTCGTCGCCCGTTGGGAAGTCCAGACGCCCTCCCCCGATGCCGCCACCGGACAGTTCCTGTGGCAGAACATCTTCGGCGTGTGGCCGCTTAGCGGCGAAGTCACCGCCCAGCTGCGCCACCGGTTGCACGGATACGCCGAGAAGGCCATCCGGGAGGCGGCGCTGCACACCTCGTGGAACGAACCGGACTCCGAGTTCGAGGATGCTGTGCACGGATGGTTGGACGCCGTGCTGGACGGGCCGGTGGCCGGCCAGCTGACCGAGCTTGTCGCCCAACTCAATCCGCACGCCGCCAGCGATGCGCTGGGCCAGAAGCTACTCGCGCTGACGGTGCCCGGCATCCCCGACGTCTACCAGGGCACCGAGCTCTGGGACGACAGCCTGGTCGACCCCGACAACCGTCGACCCGTCGACTATGCCGCGCGCCGGGCCGCTCTCGGCGAGTTGGCGCACCCCAAGCTGCGCGTCGTCACCACGGCGCTGCGGGTGCGCCGTTCCCATCCGGAGACCTTCGGGCACGGTGGCTACCTTCCCGTGCTCGCCGACGGCGAGGCCAGCGATCACGTGCTGGCCTTCAGCCGCGGTGACGACATCGTGGTCGCGGTGACTCGCTGGACGGTGCGCCTGACCGAAACGGGCTGGGGCAATACTGTTTTGGCATTGCCCGACGGCACCTGGAAAGACACACTCACCGGCGCCATCGCCGACGGTCCGACGTCGGCGGCCCAGCTGTTCGCAGACCTGCCCGTCGTCTTATTGGAGCGCCACCATGGCTGA